In Moorena sp. SIOASIH, the sequence TCAAATCCTGTTACGAAAGTGCGGACGCCCGGATCTAAGGCAATAATTTTCTCGGTTATTGTTGGTTCAGTCCTTAGAGGCACAGGGAAGTGAGCAAACCACCTACCTTTGTTGAAGGTCAATTCAGTAGATCCCTTAGTCAGTACACAATAGTTGTGTCCCTTGAATTCTGGTAATGGTAGATGTTTTGTAGACGAAACCATCCAGTGGCCATTTTTATAGGCTGTAGGATCGAACTGTAGAGTAGCGGTTTGATCGCGAATACTCCTAAACCTGGCTAGTTTTCTTCCCCTGTCAGGGTTAAGCTTTCTTTTTTTCCCAATACCAATGTACTGTGGCTGTTTTTTCGTCTCCTTCCAGGCGGTGTAAGCTTCCATTGACGCATTGTCTAAAAGTTTTGATATACCTAGATCAATGCACCATTGAGGAATTAATCCAGAACTTTTTAAAAAAGTCCTAAATCCGTGCTTCCCTCCCTTCTTGGTAGTCTTAACATAGCCTTGTTCTCTGTTTAGATAATCAATAGATATGTTGTAGACCTTTCGAGAGGCTGCAACCCACTTCTTCCAGATCTTCTCAAGTTCCTTTACTGGATAAACTCGGTAACTCGCTGTCATCAAGGATTCGTTTTTTGTACTTCCATTGTCCATAGAGTCGGCAACTAAAGACATGGACGATTGCAAGGATATCTTCGACCATTTCCTGTTCTGGGCTGAGGTGCGTTTCGTCGAGAACCAGTATCTTTGTCTCAAATTTGCCCCACAGCCATGAGATAAGATCGAACCCAAAGCGGCAAAGCCGATCTTTGTGGGCAACGACAATAAGCTCGCAAGTGTTGCTGAGAACTCTGTCCAGTAAGGATTGTAGTCCAAATCTTTTGAAGTTGAGTCCTGACCCGATGTCAAAGATGACTTCACAACCGGGGTAACTAGACTTAAGAAAGCGTACTTGTTGTTCAAGGTCACTCTTTTGAGAGCGGCTTGAAACTCTGGCATATAAGATGATGTCTGTTTTTGGTTTGGCTGGTCGAATAGAGACAACTGAATCCAAGTCGTATCTTCTTTGACCTCCCGGCGTCTTGATCCCTTTGATTTTCCCGGCTTCGAGCCATCTTTCGAGAGTTCTCGTTGAAACTCCAAGTCTTTGAGCAGCGACTCTTGGTGGAACATAGTTGACTGACATCGTTCTCCAAAGAGCTACTCTTTAAGTCTAAGGCAAGATGTCGGTTAATGTTACGCTTTGTCAGGAGTTTTATTGATCAGGACTCAACTCCCCATCTCCCCATCTCCGCACACCTCCCACCCTCCCCCTTTTAGGTGTATGATTTTAATATTTATGCAGAAGATAGAGAAAATGAGGGAGAAAAACAACCCATAGGTAAAGGCATTTGTTGAATGACAGATGCCAGAATACGTAAAAAACCTCGTCGAAAACAACTTAAAGACAGAGGTTGTTGAGAGTGGGTCGAAAATTGCAACGGATCGGCGTCGAGGCCATCGTCGTCAGTTTCAACCGATAAACTACTAGCAGATAAACTAGTGTCAGTTAATCCTCCGACGCCAACCAACCAAATAGTCGCCACAGCAATAGCGTTACCATTGTCTTTCGGCACGTTTGGGGTCAGTCATTTTGGTGTGATGCCAACCAAAACCACCACGCTTAATGTCTTTGAACAAGCATTCAATCCAGCTACGCATACTATACCAGTAGATTTGAGCCTGTTGT encodes:
- a CDS encoding transposase; this translates as MTASYRVYPVKELEKIWKKWVAASRKVYNISIDYLNREQGYVKTTKKGGKHGFRTFLKSSGLIPQWCIDLGISKLLDNASMEAYTAWKETKKQPQYIGIGKKRKLNPDRGRKLARFRSIRDQTATLQFDPTAYKNGHWMVSSTKHLPLPEFKGHNYCVLTKGSTELTFNKGRWFAHFPVPLRTEPTITEKIIALDPGVRTFVTGFDGSDFLEFGNGDFSFIAKLCSHLDQIKSKHDKVKGRKFKRLRYKLRKAMERLRNKIKNLRSEIHKQVASYLARNYDIIVLPTFETSQMVAKKRRKLRSKTARAMMSWAFYQFSQTLGHLCNRYGSKLVRITEEYTSKTCTKCGHIHRKLGGSKNFKCPKCGYEIHRDFNGAVGIFLKAMWECGSFLGGTS
- a CDS encoding IS607 family transposase — its product is MSVNYVPPRVAAQRLGVSTRTLERWLEAGKIKGIKTPGGQRRYDLDSVVSIRPAKPKTDIILYARVSSRSQKSDLEQQVRFLKSSYPGCEVIFDIGSGLNFKRFGLQSLLDRVLSNTCELIVVAHKDRLCRFGFDLISWLWGKFETKILVLDETHLSPEQEMVEDILAIVHVFSCRLYGQWKYKKRILDDSELPSLSSKGT